The Longimicrobiaceae bacterium genome contains a region encoding:
- a CDS encoding GAF domain-containing protein: protein MAETTIVADRSGDLRLTETEKRDRYGEVVQLIEATIADERDLLTCMTSVVCLLHNALPYFYWTGFYRRVALRELRVGPYQGTLGCLTIDFDRGVCGACARERRTIIVPDVDVFPGHIACDSASRSEIVVPVFDAHDRLIAVLDVDSTLPAAFDEIDQLYLEQVVALLRSKEVLPLVYVPPAPSRSVQS from the coding sequence ATGGCTGAGACCACCATCGTTGCGGACCGCAGCGGCGATCTGCGGCTGACCGAGACGGAGAAGCGCGATCGCTACGGTGAAGTCGTGCAACTCATCGAAGCCACGATCGCCGACGAGCGAGATCTGCTGACGTGCATGACCTCGGTCGTTTGCCTGCTGCACAACGCGCTGCCGTACTTCTACTGGACCGGTTTCTACCGCCGCGTGGCTCTACGCGAGCTGAGGGTCGGACCCTACCAGGGTACGCTCGGCTGTCTCACCATCGACTTCGATCGCGGGGTGTGCGGCGCCTGCGCGCGCGAGCGGCGCACCATCATCGTTCCGGACGTCGATGTGTTCCCCGGCCACATCGCCTGCGATTCTGCCTCGCGCTCGGAGATCGTGGTGCCGGTTTTCGATGCCCACGACCGCCTGATCGCTGTGCTGGACGTGGACAGCACCCTCCCGGCCGCCTTCGACGAGATCGATCAACTCTATCTGGAGCAGGTCGTGGCGCTGCTCCGGTCGAAAGAGGTGCTCCCCCTGGTGTACGTTCCGCCGGCGCCGTCCCGCAGTGTCCAATCCTGA
- a CDS encoding sigma-70 family RNA polymerase sigma factor — protein sequence MKSTTRKWLRSPRERVGTLSHADLPPPLPTPRKASAETLLLRALRDGDEAAFERLLDRWYSPMLRVARSYVRTDADAEEAVQETWLAVLRGIDTFEGRASLKTWVFRILANRARSLARREARSVPMSDLAVPANAAGASTGEELEWLFLPERTGPLEWHGNLASGSDPDEELAGRELQARIEAAIRELPPRQQQVITLRDLEGWSAEEVCEALDLSDGNQRVLLHRARTKIRDAIFAEA from the coding sequence AGGCACGCTGTCACATGCCGACCTTCCGCCGCCGCTGCCGACACCCAGGAAGGCCAGCGCGGAAACCCTGCTGCTGCGGGCACTGCGGGATGGCGACGAGGCCGCGTTCGAACGGCTGCTGGACCGCTGGTACTCGCCCATGTTGCGCGTGGCCCGGAGCTACGTCCGCACCGATGCGGATGCCGAGGAGGCCGTCCAGGAGACCTGGCTCGCCGTGCTGCGGGGAATCGACACCTTCGAGGGACGGGCCTCGCTGAAGACATGGGTCTTCCGCATCCTCGCCAACCGTGCCCGCAGCCTGGCTCGTCGCGAGGCGCGCAGCGTTCCGATGAGCGACCTCGCCGTGCCCGCCAACGCAGCCGGAGCAAGCACGGGAGAGGAGCTCGAATGGCTGTTCCTCCCGGAGCGCACGGGGCCGCTGGAGTGGCATGGGAACCTGGCCAGCGGAAGCGATCCCGACGAGGAGCTCGCCGGTCGCGAGCTGCAGGCCCGCATCGAAGCCGCAATCCGCGAGCTGCCCCCGCGGCAGCAGCAGGTGATCACGCTGCGGGATCTGGAGGGCTGGAGCGCCGAGGAGGTCTGCGAGGCGCTCGACCTGAGCGATGGAAACCAGCGCGTGCTGCTCCACCGGGCTCGCACAAAGATCCGCGACGCCATCTTCGCCGAGGCCTGA
- a CDS encoding DUF1080 domain-containing protein encodes MRTRNLSLKKVHTAPVVGLVLTGLLVAGCSSADSEGAPAEGAATEGTATQGAAQAGAPNALTAQEQAEGWVLLFDGDDLDQWRGYRRDTPPARWQPQDSVLAFVPEGDDGGDLMTREQFGDFEFRYDWRISEGGNSGVIYRATEDSDAPWHTGPEMQILDDERHPDANAGVNGNRRAGSLYDMIAPTPGVVRPAGQWNEARIVANGNHVEHWLNGQKVVEYEIGSERWDSLYQASKFTEYPGFGVQQRGYIVLQDHGDPVWFRNLKIRPLGS; translated from the coding sequence ATGCGGACTCGAAACCTCTCTCTGAAGAAGGTCCACACCGCTCCTGTTGTCGGCCTGGTGCTCACCGGCCTGCTCGTCGCCGGCTGCTCCTCCGCCGATAGCGAAGGAGCCCCCGCAGAAGGTGCCGCGACCGAAGGAACCGCCACGCAAGGAGCCGCCCAGGCTGGCGCTCCGAATGCGCTGACGGCTCAGGAGCAGGCGGAGGGGTGGGTGCTTCTTTTTGATGGAGACGACCTCGACCAGTGGCGAGGCTACCGCCGGGATACCCCGCCGGCGCGCTGGCAGCCGCAGGACAGCGTGCTCGCCTTCGTCCCGGAAGGGGACGACGGCGGTGACCTGATGACCCGCGAGCAGTTCGGCGATTTCGAGTTCCGTTACGACTGGCGGATCTCGGAGGGAGGCAACAGCGGAGTCATCTATCGAGCGACGGAGGACTCGGACGCGCCCTGGCACACCGGTCCGGAGATGCAGATCCTCGACGACGAGCGTCACCCGGACGCCAACGCCGGGGTGAATGGCAACCGCAGGGCCGGCTCGCTGTACGACATGATCGCGCCGACGCCGGGTGTCGTTCGCCCCGCCGGGCAGTGGAACGAGGCGCGCATTGTTGCGAACGGCAACCACGTCGAGCACTGGCTCAATGGCCAGAAGGTGGTCGAGTACGAAATCGGCAGCGAGCGTTGGGACAGCCTCTACCAGGCCAGCAAGTTCACCGAGTATCCTGGCTTCGGCGTCCAGCAGCGCGGCTACATCGTGCTGCAGGACCACGGGGATCCGGTCTGGTTCCGGAACCTGAAGATCCGGCCGCTGGGCTCCTGA
- a CDS encoding cupin domain-containing protein, translating to MSQVGKLRFVGVKEAEHERQPTGLHHWLSKPGVTEAENLVLVRVYMPPGQGHGFHRHPELEEIIYVLSGTAEQWVGEERRLLGPGEIAHIPRDLVHATYNGGDEELQFLAILSPAHYEGPFAVDVYDEEPWRSLRPPLSSESSKPEARTG from the coding sequence ATGAGTCAGGTGGGAAAGCTCCGCTTCGTCGGCGTCAAGGAAGCCGAGCACGAGCGGCAGCCGACGGGGCTGCACCACTGGCTCTCAAAGCCGGGGGTGACCGAGGCCGAGAATCTAGTGCTGGTTCGGGTCTATATGCCGCCGGGTCAGGGCCACGGCTTCCACCGCCACCCGGAGCTCGAGGAGATCATCTATGTCCTCTCCGGGACGGCGGAACAGTGGGTGGGCGAGGAGCGCCGCCTCCTCGGCCCGGGCGAGATCGCCCACATTCCGCGCGACCTGGTCCATGCCACCTACAACGGGGGCGACGAGGAGCTGCAGTTCCTGGCCATCCTCTCCCCTGCCCATTATGAGGGACCTTTTGCGGTAGACGTGTATGACGAGGAGCCGTGGCGTTCGCTGCGACCTCCTCTCTCCAGCGAGAGCTCGAAACCAGAGGCCCGGACGGGATGA
- a CDS encoding ThuA domain-containing protein encodes MTTSIALRSLATALGGCVVGLLVACGDSSPEQQAADEQAAAVAAQAPEDGPAVLIVGGGSSHDFDAFFNQADGATLAEVGAEVTYTDQPGEVLGHLEHADVLYLTNNQPLPDSALRSAILALPAQGKGLLIGHAASWYNWEDWPEYNRTLVGGGSRGHRAYGEFTVEVTQPDHPIMEGVPASFTLADELYRFERDDEATPITVLATAREEETGMVFPIVWTVDVPQGRVVVNTLGHDGAAHEHPAYRKILQNSLAWVSGEGF; translated from the coding sequence ATGACCACGTCTATTGCGCTTCGTTCGCTGGCCACTGCCCTGGGCGGCTGTGTGGTTGGCCTCCTGGTCGCCTGCGGCGATTCCTCACCCGAGCAGCAGGCCGCCGATGAGCAAGCGGCCGCCGTCGCTGCCCAGGCACCCGAGGATGGCCCGGCCGTGCTCATCGTGGGCGGCGGCTCGAGCCACGATTTCGACGCCTTCTTCAATCAGGCAGACGGGGCCACGCTGGCCGAGGTCGGGGCGGAGGTCACGTATACCGATCAGCCGGGTGAGGTGCTCGGGCACCTCGAGCACGCCGATGTGCTCTACCTGACCAACAACCAACCGCTGCCAGACTCGGCGCTGCGCTCCGCGATCCTCGCGCTACCCGCGCAGGGGAAGGGGCTGCTGATCGGCCATGCGGCCTCCTGGTACAACTGGGAGGACTGGCCCGAGTACAACCGCACCCTGGTCGGCGGGGGTTCGCGGGGCCATCGCGCCTACGGGGAGTTCACTGTCGAGGTCACCCAACCGGATCACCCCATCATGGAGGGCGTGCCCGCCAGCTTTACGCTCGCCGACGAGCTGTACCGCTTCGAGCGCGACGACGAGGCGACCCCCATCACCGTCCTGGCCACCGCCCGGGAGGAGGAGACCGGGATGGTCTTCCCCATCGTGTGGACGGTGGACGTGCCCCAAGGGCGCGTGGTGGTCAACACGCTGGGTCACGACGGCGCTGCACACGAGCATCCTGCCTACCGGAAGATCCTGCAGAACAGCCTGGCCTGGGTCAGCGGGGAGGGATTCTGA
- a CDS encoding phosphoenolpyruvate hydrolase family protein, translated as MPFISYEECLRRLRAERAAGRPIIGAGAGTGISAKFAERGGVDIIIIYNSGRYRMAGRGSSAGLMPYGDANAIVQEMAGEVLPIVKDTPVLAGVCGTDPFRFMKVFLKQLKEMGFDGVQNFPTVGVIDGNFRRILEETGMSYDLEVEMIRTAHELGMLTCPYVFDEEQAVKMAEAGADLIVTHMNTTVAGSVGVNPETAPTLDEAVERIARMRDAARSVNPDVFVICHGGPIAYPDDVQYILDNTDGIDGFFGASSIERLAAEPAIEAQARAFKELRIPARPEPVA; from the coding sequence ATGCCTTTCATCAGTTACGAGGAATGTCTTCGCCGCCTGCGGGCGGAACGCGCTGCCGGACGTCCCATCATCGGTGCCGGCGCTGGTACGGGGATCTCCGCCAAGTTCGCCGAGCGCGGTGGAGTGGACATCATCATCATCTACAATTCGGGGCGTTACCGGATGGCGGGGCGGGGAAGCTCGGCCGGGCTGATGCCCTATGGCGACGCGAACGCGATCGTGCAGGAGATGGCGGGTGAGGTGCTGCCGATCGTGAAGGACACCCCCGTGCTGGCGGGCGTCTGTGGAACCGACCCGTTCCGCTTCATGAAGGTGTTCCTGAAGCAGCTCAAGGAGATGGGCTTCGACGGCGTGCAGAACTTCCCCACCGTGGGCGTCATCGACGGCAACTTCCGCAGGATCCTCGAGGAGACGGGCATGAGCTACGACCTCGAGGTCGAGATGATCCGCACGGCGCACGAGCTGGGGATGCTCACCTGCCCGTACGTCTTCGACGAGGAGCAGGCGGTGAAGATGGCCGAGGCCGGCGCCGACCTGATCGTGACCCACATGAACACGACCGTCGCGGGCTCGGTCGGCGTGAACCCCGAGACCGCACCGACGCTGGACGAGGCGGTGGAGAGGATCGCGCGCATGCGCGACGCCGCGCGCTCGGTGAACCCGGATGTCTTCGTGATCTGCCACGGCGGCCCGATCGCCTACCCCGACGACGTGCAGTACATCCTGGACAACACCGACGGGATCGACGGGTTCTTCGGGGCGTCGAGCATCGAGCGCCTGGCTGCCGAGCCGGCGATCGAGGCGCAGGCGCGCGCCTTCAAGGAACTGCGCATCCCCGCGCGCCCCGAGCCCGTGGCCTGA
- a CDS encoding Tm-1-like ATP-binding domain-containing protein has translation MMSTRRTVLLIGTLDTKEAELVYVRGLIEARGHNVVLMDAGILRDPETMPEVTAREVAEAGGSSLEALRKKGDRGSAIDVMIAGVRKLARELFDAGRVHGVLALGGGGGTSIATAAMRELPVGVPKLMVSTLASGNTRPYVGETDITMMYSVVDIAGLNRLSRRILANAAGALCGMLEQEVPPAEDHPIVAATMFGVTTPCVDRVRARLEEAGYEPLVFHATGTGGRAMEKLIDAGFVVAVADMTTTEWCDEVVGGVLSAGPDRLSAAGRAGIPQVVSCGALDMVNFGAADTVPEQFRDRNLYRHNPMVTLMRTTPAECAEIARRIAEKLNAARGPTVLMLPLRGVSALDKEGGAFHDPEANAALFAALREHVRPPVEIVEVDAHINDPQFADAAVDRLLELLGRS, from the coding sequence ATGATGAGTACCCGGCGCACGGTGCTGCTGATCGGCACGCTCGATACCAAGGAGGCGGAACTGGTCTATGTCCGCGGGTTGATCGAGGCCCGCGGACACAATGTAGTGCTCATGGATGCCGGCATCCTGCGTGACCCGGAGACGATGCCGGAGGTCACCGCCCGCGAGGTGGCCGAGGCCGGTGGAAGTAGCCTCGAGGCGCTGCGGAAGAAGGGCGACCGAGGCAGCGCGATCGACGTGATGATCGCGGGGGTGCGCAAGCTGGCGCGGGAGCTGTTCGACGCGGGCCGCGTGCACGGCGTGCTCGCCCTCGGCGGGGGCGGCGGGACCAGCATCGCCACCGCCGCCATGCGGGAGCTGCCGGTCGGAGTGCCGAAGCTGATGGTCTCCACCCTCGCTTCCGGGAACACGCGCCCGTACGTCGGCGAGACGGACATCACCATGATGTACTCGGTCGTCGACATCGCCGGGCTGAACCGGCTGTCGCGTCGCATCCTCGCCAACGCCGCTGGCGCGCTGTGCGGGATGCTCGAACAGGAGGTGCCCCCCGCCGAAGATCACCCCATCGTGGCGGCCACCATGTTCGGCGTGACCACCCCGTGCGTGGACCGCGTGCGCGCGCGCCTCGAGGAGGCCGGATACGAGCCGCTGGTCTTCCACGCCACCGGCACCGGTGGTCGGGCGATGGAGAAGCTCATCGACGCCGGCTTCGTCGTGGCGGTTGCCGACATGACCACCACCGAGTGGTGTGACGAGGTGGTGGGAGGTGTCCTTTCCGCCGGCCCTGACCGACTCAGTGCGGCGGGGCGCGCGGGGATTCCGCAGGTCGTCTCTTGCGGGGCGCTGGATATGGTCAACTTCGGCGCGGCCGACACAGTGCCGGAACAGTTCCGCGACCGGAATCTGTACCGGCACAACCCGATGGTGACCCTCATGCGCACCACACCTGCGGAGTGCGCCGAGATCGCCCGCCGGATCGCGGAGAAGCTGAATGCCGCCCGTGGTCCTACAGTCCTGATGCTGCCGCTGCGCGGGGTCAGCGCGCTGGACAAGGAAGGCGGGGCGTTTCACGACCCCGAAGCGAACGCGGCGCTCTTCGCCGCGCTTCGTGAGCATGTGCGACCTCCGGTCGAGATCGTCGAGGTGGACGCACACATCAACGATCCGCAGTTCGCGGATGCGGCCGTCGATCGCCTGCTCGAGCTGCTCGGGCGTTCATAA
- a CDS encoding GreA/GreB family elongation factor, producing MMLAEVKTRIGEELETLSHELTLRMSARLSQSLEVSESELAESVERIYQKRIRFLGQLLAGMTHIDPRTLWTDRVGYGSLVRIRDLDTGVEETVTLLTGHLVDPEEGQLSMSSPLGEALLGRSSGEIVTVPAPGGERRYQIVDFVPLTQRVGQRTAEMELLAGEEDAELSAGSRT from the coding sequence ATGATGCTGGCCGAGGTAAAGACGCGGATCGGAGAAGAGCTGGAAACCCTATCGCACGAGCTGACCTTGCGAATGTCCGCGCGGCTTTCGCAGTCGTTGGAGGTCTCCGAGAGTGAACTGGCGGAGAGCGTGGAACGGATCTATCAGAAGCGAATCCGGTTTCTGGGACAGTTGTTGGCGGGGATGACCCACATCGACCCTCGAACGCTGTGGACCGATCGGGTGGGCTACGGCTCACTCGTCCGCATCCGTGATCTCGATACGGGTGTCGAGGAGACGGTGACCCTGCTAACGGGGCACCTCGTCGATCCAGAGGAGGGGCAGTTGTCGATGTCTTCGCCGCTGGGCGAGGCGCTGCTGGGTCGATCGAGCGGGGAGATCGTCACGGTCCCGGCCCCGGGAGGGGAGCGGCGCTACCAGATCGTCGACTTCGTGCCACTCACCCAGCGAGTCGGGCAGCGGACCGCCGAGATGGAGCTTCTTGCGGGCGAGGAGGACGCGGAGCTCTCCGCAGGATCGCGAACGTAA
- a CDS encoding site-2 protease family protein, which produces MRWSFTILRVAGTDVKIHVTFLLLLVWIGIIYYWQGGPAAAISGLIFILLIFASVLLHEFGHVAAARRYGIETPDITLLPIGGVARLKRMPDDPKQELVVALAGPAVNVAIAAILFLIVGQMADPEALAQPGAAALLAQVLTVNVMLVLFNLLPAFPMDGGRVLRAFLAMRMSYVRATSVAARIGQGMAFLFGFVGLFTNPFLVFIALFVYLGATQESAASQMRDVTETLPLSEAMVTHFRTLPPSATLADAADALLHTHQHDFPVVDGAGIVLGILTRDDLITALRRRGADAPVQEAMRTNIPSIPWWASFAEAFRLMQESHCPALPVTDQHGRLVGLLTPENVGEMIMIHGALRPEEGVSWRRSVRSL; this is translated from the coding sequence ATGCGCTGGTCCTTCACCATTCTCCGGGTGGCGGGAACCGACGTGAAGATCCACGTCACCTTCCTGCTCCTCCTGGTCTGGATCGGGATCATCTACTACTGGCAGGGGGGACCTGCAGCCGCCATCAGCGGGCTGATCTTCATCCTCCTCATCTTCGCCAGCGTGCTCCTGCACGAGTTCGGACACGTGGCCGCCGCCCGCAGGTACGGCATCGAGACCCCCGATATCACGCTCCTGCCGATTGGCGGCGTGGCGCGGCTGAAGCGGATGCCGGACGACCCGAAGCAGGAACTGGTGGTGGCGCTCGCCGGTCCGGCGGTGAACGTCGCGATCGCGGCCATCCTGTTCCTGATCGTGGGCCAGATGGCGGATCCGGAGGCGCTGGCGCAGCCGGGAGCGGCGGCGCTGCTCGCGCAGGTGCTAACCGTCAACGTGATGCTGGTGCTCTTCAACCTGCTGCCGGCCTTCCCCATGGACGGCGGTCGCGTGCTGCGCGCCTTCCTCGCGATGCGGATGAGCTACGTGCGCGCCACCAGCGTCGCGGCCCGCATCGGACAGGGGATGGCCTTCCTCTTCGGCTTCGTGGGGCTCTTCACGAACCCCTTCCTGGTCTTCATCGCCCTGTTCGTGTACCTGGGCGCCACCCAGGAATCCGCCGCTTCGCAGATGCGCGACGTCACCGAGACGCTCCCGCTCTCGGAGGCCATGGTAACGCACTTCCGCACGCTGCCGCCGAGCGCGACGCTGGCAGACGCCGCCGACGCCCTGCTCCACACCCACCAGCACGACTTCCCGGTAGTGGATGGAGCCGGGATCGTTCTGGGCATCCTCACTCGCGACGACCTCATCACCGCGCTCCGGCGCCGCGGCGCCGACGCACCGGTTCAGGAGGCGATGCGCACCAACATCCCCTCGATCCCCTGGTGGGCATCTTTTGCGGAGGCTTTCCGATTGATGCAGGAGTCCCACTGTCCAGCCCTGCCGGTAACCGACCAGCACGGCCGGCTCGTGGGCCTCCTTACCCCCGAAAACGTGGGGGAGATGATCATGATCCACGGCGCGCTCCGCCCGGAGGAGGGAGTGTCGTGGCGGAGATCCGTGCGATCGCTGTGA